In Gemmatimonadetes bacterium T265, one DNA window encodes the following:
- a CDS encoding glycosyl transferase gives MRLVVFGLTVSSSWGNGHATLWRALIHALARQGHAVTFFERDVSYYAAHRDVTELPAGELVLYASWEDVRDRARRALADADVAMTTSYCPDAVDAAAVMVEARDAGGPLATFYDLDTPVTFARLDAGEVVPYLPAEGLGAFDLVLSYTGGRALDALGTRLGARRVAPLYGSVDPAVHRPAAPRADWRSDLSYIGTYAADRQGAVDALFLEPARRRPGAKFVLAGSQYPADFAWTPNTWYLAHLPPADHPAFYASSRLTLNTTRGAMAAMGWCPSGRLFEAAACGVPILTDTWDGLDAFFSPGDEILVAGSAEDALAALDRPDAELRAIADRARARTLEEHTADRRARELVAALEGTAADAARRTAPAAALAAVEG, from the coding sequence ATGCGACTCGTAGTCTTTGGACTCACGGTCAGTTCGTCGTGGGGCAACGGGCACGCCACGCTCTGGCGCGCGCTGATCCACGCGCTCGCCCGCCAGGGCCACGCGGTCACCTTCTTCGAACGCGACGTGTCGTACTACGCCGCGCACCGCGACGTCACCGAGCTCCCCGCCGGGGAGCTCGTGCTGTATGCGTCGTGGGAGGACGTGCGCGACCGCGCCCGCCGCGCGCTCGCCGACGCCGACGTGGCGATGACGACCTCGTACTGCCCCGACGCGGTCGACGCCGCGGCCGTGATGGTCGAGGCCCGCGACGCCGGCGGCCCGCTCGCGACGTTCTACGACCTCGACACGCCGGTGACCTTCGCCCGCCTCGACGCGGGCGAGGTCGTGCCCTACCTGCCGGCCGAGGGGCTCGGCGCGTTCGACCTCGTGCTGAGCTACACGGGCGGCCGCGCGCTCGACGCGCTCGGCACGCGGCTCGGCGCGCGGCGCGTGGCCCCGCTCTACGGTTCGGTCGACCCCGCGGTGCACCGCCCCGCGGCGCCGCGCGCGGACTGGCGCTCGGACCTGTCGTACATCGGCACGTACGCGGCCGACCGGCAGGGCGCGGTCGACGCGCTCTTCCTCGAGCCGGCCCGGCGGCGCCCGGGGGCGAAGTTCGTGCTCGCGGGGTCGCAGTACCCGGCCGACTTCGCGTGGACGCCCAACACCTGGTACCTCGCGCACCTGCCTCCCGCCGACCACCCCGCGTTCTACGCGTCGAGCCGCCTCACGCTCAACACGACGCGCGGCGCGATGGCGGCGATGGGCTGGTGCCCGTCGGGGCGGCTGTTCGAGGCCGCGGCGTGCGGCGTCCCGATCCTCACCGACACGTGGGACGGCCTCGACGCCTTCTTCTCGCCTGGCGACGAAATCCTCGTCGCCGGGTCGGCCGAGGACGCGCTCGCGGCGCTCGACCGGCCGGACGCCGAGTTGCGGGCCATCGCCGACCGCGCCCGCGCGCGCACGCTCGAGGAGCACACCGCGGACCGGCGCGCGCGAGAGCTCGTCGCCGCGCTCGAGGGCACGGCCGCGGACGCGGCCCGCCGGACCGCGCCCGCGGCCGCCCTCGCCGCCGTGGAGGGCTGA
- a CDS encoding nucleoside-diphosphate-sugar epimerase: MGQSILITGGAGFIGSHLADELLRTGHRVRALDNLAPQVHGAAAAAEGRRPDYLDPEVELVVGDVRDAAAVRRALDGIDAVYHFAAAVGVGQSMYEIAHYTDVNNMGTAVLLEAMLARQKTRPFARLVVASSMSLYGEGLYARPDGQVVAAVERSREQLAGGNWETRDADGHVLTPLPTPESKAPSLASVYALSKYDQERLCLMTGRAYGIPTAAMRFFNVYGTRQALSNPYTGVLAIFAARLLNDRAPVLFEDGLQQRDFVSVYDVARACRLALDAAGVDGETINVGSGHRYTVREIAERLAGVMGKGYLAPEVTGKYRVGDIRHCVADVTRARDLLGYAPQVDFDEGLRELAQWVDGQTAEDRVAEASAELAARGLTV, translated from the coding sequence ATGGGGCAATCGATCCTGATCACGGGAGGCGCGGGTTTCATCGGCTCGCACCTCGCGGACGAGTTGTTGCGCACCGGCCACCGGGTCCGCGCGCTCGACAACCTCGCGCCCCAGGTGCACGGCGCCGCCGCGGCGGCCGAGGGGCGTCGCCCCGACTACCTCGACCCCGAGGTCGAGCTGGTGGTGGGCGACGTGCGCGACGCGGCCGCCGTGCGCCGCGCACTCGACGGGATCGACGCGGTCTATCACTTCGCCGCGGCCGTGGGCGTCGGGCAGAGCATGTACGAGATCGCCCACTACACCGACGTGAACAACATGGGCACGGCGGTGCTGTTGGAGGCGATGCTCGCGCGGCAGAAGACGCGTCCCTTCGCGCGCCTCGTCGTCGCGTCGAGCATGTCGCTCTACGGCGAGGGGCTCTACGCGCGCCCCGACGGGCAGGTCGTCGCCGCGGTCGAGCGCTCGCGCGAGCAACTCGCCGGCGGCAATTGGGAGACGCGCGACGCCGACGGGCACGTGCTCACGCCGCTCCCGACGCCCGAATCCAAGGCGCCGTCGCTCGCCTCGGTATACGCGCTCTCCAAGTACGACCAGGAGCGGCTCTGCCTGATGACCGGGCGCGCCTACGGCATCCCGACGGCGGCGATGCGCTTCTTCAACGTGTACGGCACGCGCCAGGCGCTCTCCAACCCGTACACGGGCGTGCTCGCGATCTTCGCCGCGCGCCTGCTCAACGACCGCGCCCCGGTGCTCTTCGAGGACGGCCTGCAGCAGCGCGACTTCGTCAGCGTCTACGACGTCGCGCGCGCCTGCCGCCTGGCGCTCGACGCGGCGGGGGTGGACGGCGAGACGATCAACGTCGGCTCGGGCCACCGCTACACGGTGCGCGAGATCGCCGAGCGGCTCGCGGGGGTGATGGGCAAGGGCTACCTCGCCCCGGAGGTGACGGGCAAGTACCGCGTCGGCGACATCCGGCACTGCGTGGCCGACGTCACGCGCGCGCGCGATTTGTTGGGCTACGCGCCCCAGGTCGACTTCGACGAGGGGCTGCGCGAGCTGGCGCAGTGGGTCGACGGCCAGACCGCGGAGGACCGGGTGGCCGAGGCGAGCGCGGAACTCGCGGCGCGGGGGCTCACGGTATGA
- a CDS encoding oxidoreductase: MSQALGAAAILAAPGVVRVEPGPPPAPGPGEVRVRLEGSGVCASNLPMWEGREWFTYPAPPGNPGHEGWGTVDALGDGVTGLAVGQRVAALSYAAYATHDVAKADAVVPLPAALDGRPFPGEPLGCAMNILARGDVRPGQDVAVVGVGFLGALLCRLAANAGARVIAVSRRAFSLDVARQFGAHDTVPMDDHARVIERVKALTGGKFCERVFECVGLQWPLDLAGELTAERGRLVVAGFHQDGPRQVNMFLWNWRGLDVVNAHERDPAAYVAGIRAAVDAVASGALDPAPLYTHRYPLDALGDAFEATRTRPDGFLKALVTTA; this comes from the coding sequence GTGAGCCAGGCGTTAGGCGCGGCGGCGATCCTCGCCGCGCCGGGCGTCGTGCGCGTCGAGCCGGGCCCGCCCCCCGCGCCCGGCCCCGGCGAGGTGCGCGTGCGGCTCGAAGGCAGCGGCGTCTGCGCGTCCAACCTGCCGATGTGGGAGGGGCGCGAGTGGTTCACCTACCCCGCGCCGCCCGGGAACCCGGGGCACGAGGGGTGGGGCACGGTCGACGCGTTAGGCGACGGCGTGACCGGCCTCGCCGTCGGCCAGCGCGTCGCGGCGCTCTCCTACGCGGCGTACGCCACGCACGACGTCGCGAAGGCGGACGCGGTCGTCCCGCTCCCGGCCGCGCTCGACGGCCGCCCCTTCCCGGGCGAGCCGCTCGGCTGCGCGATGAACATCCTCGCGCGCGGCGACGTGCGCCCCGGCCAGGACGTCGCCGTCGTCGGCGTCGGCTTCCTCGGCGCACTCCTCTGCCGCCTCGCCGCGAACGCCGGCGCGCGCGTGATCGCCGTGTCGCGCCGCGCGTTCTCGCTCGACGTCGCACGCCAGTTCGGCGCGCACGACACGGTGCCGATGGACGACCACGCGCGCGTGATCGAGCGCGTGAAGGCGCTCACCGGCGGCAAGTTCTGCGAGCGCGTCTTCGAGTGCGTCGGCCTGCAGTGGCCGCTCGACCTCGCGGGCGAGCTCACGGCCGAGCGCGGCCGGCTCGTCGTCGCGGGCTTCCACCAGGACGGGCCGCGGCAGGTGAACATGTTCCTCTGGAACTGGCGCGGGCTCGACGTCGTGAACGCCCACGAGCGCGACCCCGCGGCCTACGTCGCGGGGATCCGCGCGGCGGTCGACGCGGTCGCGTCCGGCGCGCTCGACCCCGCGCCGCTCTACACGCACCGCTACCCGCTCGACGCGTTAGGCGACGCGTTCGAGGCGACGCGCACGCGCCCCGACGGGTTCCTCAAGGCGCTGGTGACCACGGCGTGA
- a CDS encoding oxidoreductase: protein MTPPATGARRPRLGFLGTGWIGRNRLEAIAADGAADVVAVSDPSPEAAARAAAAAPGAALVDSLDALLALGLDGVVIATPSALHAAQAVAALERGAAVFCQKPLARTAGETRRVVAAARAADRLLGVDLSYRETAAMRAVRGVVEGGELGRVYAVDLTFHNAYGPDKGWFYDPALAGGGCVIDLGIHLVDLALWTLRWPALRGADVRLYSKGAPLGDPSRAVEDYAVATLDLEDPDGRPVTARLACSWHLSAGQDAVIEAAFYGERGGAAMRNVGGSFYDFVAERFEGTRRVRLAEPPDDGTAEPWGGRAAVAWARRLAADPRFDADAERLVDVAAALDAVYGRVGGDGEASAAEIGTAVGIH, encoded by the coding sequence GTGACCCCGCCCGCGACCGGCGCCCGGCGCCCGCGGCTCGGCTTCCTCGGCACGGGGTGGATCGGGCGCAACCGGCTGGAGGCGATCGCCGCCGACGGCGCGGCCGACGTCGTCGCCGTGAGCGACCCGTCGCCCGAGGCGGCGGCACGGGCCGCGGCCGCGGCGCCGGGCGCGGCCCTCGTCGACTCGCTCGACGCCCTGCTCGCGCTCGGCCTCGACGGCGTCGTGATCGCGACGCCGAGCGCGCTGCACGCGGCGCAGGCGGTCGCCGCGCTCGAGCGCGGGGCGGCCGTGTTCTGCCAGAAACCGCTCGCGCGCACGGCCGGCGAGACGCGGCGTGTGGTGGCCGCGGCGCGCGCGGCGGACCGGCTGTTAGGCGTCGACCTCTCGTACCGCGAGACGGCCGCGATGCGCGCCGTGCGCGGCGTGGTCGAGGGCGGGGAGCTCGGGCGCGTGTACGCGGTCGACCTCACCTTCCACAACGCGTACGGCCCCGACAAGGGGTGGTTCTACGACCCGGCACTCGCCGGCGGCGGCTGCGTGATCGACCTCGGCATCCACCTCGTCGACCTCGCGCTCTGGACGCTCCGCTGGCCCGCGCTGCGCGGGGCCGACGTGCGGCTGTACAGCAAGGGCGCGCCGCTCGGCGACCCGTCGCGCGCGGTCGAGGACTACGCGGTCGCGACGCTCGACCTGGAGGACCCGGACGGGCGCCCGGTCACCGCCCGCCTCGCCTGCTCGTGGCACCTGAGCGCGGGACAGGACGCGGTAATCGAGGCGGCGTTCTACGGCGAGCGGGGCGGGGCGGCGATGCGGAACGTCGGCGGGAGCTTCTACGACTTCGTCGCCGAACGGTTCGAAGGGACGCGGCGCGTGCGGCTGGCCGAGCCGCCGGACGACGGAACGGCGGAGCCGTGGGGCGGGCGGGCGGCGGTGGCGTGGGCGCGGCGGCTCGCGGCGGACCCGCGCTTCGACGCGGACGCGGAGCGCCTAGTGGACGTCGCGGCGGCGCTCGACGCGGTGTACGGTCGCGTTGGCGGGGACGGGGAAGCGAGCGCGGCGGAGATCGGCACGGCCGTGGGGATCCACTGA
- a CDS encoding beta-lactamase, with the protein MISRRELLAGALLAGPALRAARTGARTAGHTAAYRGPDAREPFAALERLHGGRLGVAVLDTATGHARGYREDERFPLCSTFKLLAAACVLARVDRQRERLTRRVVYGHDAIVPNSPTTEEHAGGEGLTVGALCEAAVTLSDNTAGNLLLDSFGGPAALTGYLRTLGDPVTRLDRREPAMNVTRPGDPRDTTTPRAMLGLVRATVLGTALSSASREQLTAWMVATTTGGRRLRAGVPDGWRVGDKTGTGPDPRHATNDVAVIWPPRRAPIVVTAYYVDGPAPDDVRDAVLAEVGRLATAG; encoded by the coding sequence GTGATCTCGCGCCGCGAGCTGCTCGCCGGCGCGCTGTTGGCCGGGCCGGCGCTACGGGCCGCCCGCACGGGGGCGCGCACGGCGGGCCACACTGCCGCCTACCGCGGGCCCGACGCCCGGGAACCCTTCGCGGCGCTGGAGCGGCTGCACGGCGGACGCCTCGGCGTCGCCGTGCTCGACACCGCGACGGGGCACGCGCGCGGGTACCGGGAGGACGAGCGCTTCCCTCTCTGCAGCACGTTCAAGCTCCTCGCGGCCGCGTGCGTGCTCGCGCGGGTCGATCGGCAGCGCGAGCGTCTCACGCGCCGCGTCGTCTACGGGCACGACGCCATCGTCCCCAACTCCCCGACCACCGAGGAGCACGCCGGCGGCGAGGGCCTCACGGTCGGTGCACTCTGCGAGGCCGCGGTGACGCTGAGCGACAACACCGCGGGCAACCTGCTGCTCGACAGCTTCGGCGGCCCGGCGGCGCTGACCGGCTACCTGCGGACGCTCGGCGATCCGGTCACGCGCCTCGACCGCCGCGAGCCCGCGATGAACGTGACCCGTCCGGGCGACCCGCGCGACACGACGACCCCGCGCGCGATGCTCGGGCTCGTGCGCGCGACCGTGCTCGGGACCGCGCTGTCGAGCGCCTCGCGCGAGCAGCTGACGGCGTGGATGGTCGCGACCACGACCGGCGGCAGGCGGTTGCGGGCCGGTGTGCCCGACGGCTGGCGCGTCGGCGACAAGACGGGAACCGGCCCGGACCCGCGCCACGCGACCAACGACGTGGCGGTGATCTGGCCACCGAGGCGGGCTCCGATCGTTGTGACGGCCTACTACGTCGACGGGCCGGCACCGGACGACGTGCGCGACGCGGTGCTGGCCGAGGTCGGGCGGCTGGCGACGGCGGGCTGA
- a CDS encoding glycosyl transferase, with amino-acid sequence MRLLMTADAVGGVWPYALELARALAPHGVEAHVATMGPRPTDRQRADAARAGVALHEGDYALEWMDAPWDDVARAGDWLLGLARARAPDVVQVNGYAHGALPWGAPAVVVAHSDVCSWWEAVRGEPAPASWDRYRAAVAAGLAGADAVVAPTRATAESLARHYEIAAERVRVVPNARRADDYPPAAKEPIVLTAGRLWDDAKNVAAVARAADATPWVAYVAGDAASPDGRAVEWGGAAASVRWLGPLAPAELAAWMGRAAVYALPARYEPFGLSALEAGLAGCALVLGDLPSLREVWGDAALYVAPDDATRLAAVLRTLAADDGYRAALGARARARALTYTPERTAAGYLAAYAAAARSGRCQVAPEAVS; translated from the coding sequence ATGCGCCTGCTCATGACCGCCGACGCCGTCGGCGGCGTCTGGCCTTACGCGCTCGAACTCGCCCGCGCCCTCGCCCCGCACGGCGTCGAGGCGCACGTCGCGACGATGGGCCCGCGCCCGACCGACCGCCAGCGCGCCGACGCCGCGCGCGCGGGCGTCGCGCTGCACGAGGGCGATTACGCCCTTGAGTGGATGGACGCGCCGTGGGACGACGTCGCCCGCGCGGGCGACTGGCTGCTCGGCCTCGCGCGCGCGCGCGCGCCCGACGTCGTGCAGGTGAACGGCTACGCGCACGGCGCGCTCCCGTGGGGCGCGCCGGCGGTCGTCGTCGCGCACTCCGACGTCTGCTCGTGGTGGGAGGCGGTGCGCGGCGAGCCCGCGCCCGCGTCGTGGGACCGCTACCGGGCCGCGGTCGCGGCCGGGCTCGCGGGCGCGGACGCGGTCGTCGCGCCGACGCGGGCGACGGCCGAGTCATTGGCGCGACATTACGAGATCGCGGCCGAGCGGGTCCGCGTGGTGCCCAACGCGCGCCGCGCCGACGACTACCCGCCCGCGGCGAAGGAGCCGATCGTGCTCACGGCCGGGCGGCTCTGGGACGACGCGAAGAACGTGGCGGCGGTCGCCCGGGCGGCCGACGCAACGCCGTGGGTGGCCTACGTCGCCGGCGACGCGGCGAGCCCCGACGGGCGCGCGGTCGAGTGGGGCGGGGCGGCCGCGTCGGTCCGCTGGCTCGGCCCGCTCGCGCCCGCCGAGCTGGCCGCGTGGATGGGGCGCGCCGCCGTGTACGCGCTCCCCGCGCGCTACGAGCCGTTCGGGCTCTCGGCGCTCGAGGCCGGGCTGGCGGGGTGCGCGCTCGTGTTAGGCGACCTGCCGAGCCTGCGCGAGGTGTGGGGCGACGCGGCGCTCTACGTCGCGCCCGACGACGCGACGCGGCTCGCGGCGGTGCTGCGGACGCTCGCCGCCGACGACGGCTACCGCGCGGCACTCGGCGCCCGCGCGCGCGCGCGGGCGCTGACCTACACGCCCGAACGTACGGCGGCGGGGTACCTCGCCGCCTACGCGGCGGCGGCGAGGAGCGGGCGGTGTCAGGTCGCCCCGGAGGCCGTGTCCTGA
- a CDS encoding glycosyl transferase yields MDVVFLGLSITSSWGNGHATTYRGLVRGLAARGHRVAFLERDVEWYRDNRDMPHPAGCTTLLYGTLDELKAVHAERVRDADVVVVGSYVPEGVAVGEWAAATARGLVAFYDIDTPVTLAKLARGDYEYLTPALVARYGLYLSFTGGPTLRRIERELGSPLARALYCSVDPALYFPDPAAELRYDLGYMGTYSDDRQPVLDRLLAAPARAWGEGRFVVAGPQYPASIAWPPNVERVTHLAPREHRAFYSAQRFTLNVTRADMIAAGWSPSVRLFEAAACATPIVSDAWPGLDEVLAPGREILVADGAGDVLRALRGMPADERRALGEAARARVLAAHTAAHRAAEFEGYVAEAMAAA; encoded by the coding sequence ATGGACGTCGTCTTCCTCGGCCTGTCGATCACCTCGTCGTGGGGGAACGGGCACGCGACCACCTACCGCGGGCTCGTGCGCGGGCTGGCGGCGCGCGGGCACCGCGTGGCCTTCCTCGAGCGCGACGTCGAGTGGTACCGCGACAACCGCGACATGCCGCACCCCGCGGGGTGCACGACGCTGCTCTACGGCACGCTCGACGAGCTCAAGGCGGTGCACGCCGAGCGGGTGCGCGACGCGGACGTGGTCGTGGTGGGGTCGTACGTGCCGGAGGGCGTGGCGGTGGGCGAGTGGGCCGCGGCGACCGCGCGCGGGCTCGTCGCCTTCTACGACATCGACACGCCGGTCACGCTCGCCAAGCTCGCCCGGGGCGACTACGAGTACCTCACGCCCGCGCTCGTCGCGCGCTACGGGCTCTACCTCTCGTTCACCGGCGGGCCCACCCTCCGGCGCATCGAGCGCGAGCTCGGCTCGCCGTTGGCGCGCGCGCTCTACTGCTCGGTCGACCCCGCGCTCTACTTCCCCGACCCGGCCGCCGAGCTCCGCTACGACCTCGGCTACATGGGGACGTACAGCGACGACCGCCAGCCCGTGCTCGACCGGCTGCTCGCGGCGCCGGCGCGGGCGTGGGGGGAGGGGCGGTTCGTCGTCGCGGGGCCGCAGTACCCGGCGTCGATCGCGTGGCCGCCTAACGTCGAGCGCGTGACGCACCTCGCCCCGCGCGAGCACCGCGCGTTCTACTCGGCGCAGCGCTTCACGCTCAACGTCACGCGCGCCGACATGATCGCGGCCGGGTGGAGCCCGAGCGTGCGGCTGTTCGAGGCCGCCGCGTGCGCGACGCCGATCGTGAGCGACGCGTGGCCCGGGCTGGACGAGGTGCTCGCGCCCGGACGGGAGATCCTCGTCGCCGACGGGGCCGGCGACGTGCTCCGCGCGCTCCGCGGGATGCCCGCCGACGAGCGGCGCGCGCTCGGCGAGGCGGCGCGCGCGCGGGTGCTCGCCGCGCACACGGCGGCGCACCGGGCCGCGGAGTTCGAGGGGTATGTGGCCGAGGCGATGGCCGCGGCGTAG
- a CDS encoding methyltransferase, TIGR04290 family protein → MTSLLQQHASAATAEREAEILALGPWFHNLHLPDGAQTAPGSPLGDFPRFKWLELAPHLPADLAGWTALDVGCNAGFYAFELARRGARVTGIDVEPLFLRQAEWAAREFGLADRVAFRRMAVYDLPRLGERFDLVLFMGVLYHLRYPMLGLDLVTETVGRLMVFQTLTTPGMDVHPDTARDRDVLERDDFAAPGWPKLSFIEHRFAGDETNWWAPNHAGVEAMLRASGMRVTVRPGHEIYFCEPDPDADPWPRGRGRAELLSATGRPWQDAADRRDRGE, encoded by the coding sequence ATGACCAGTCTCCTGCAGCAGCACGCCTCCGCCGCCACCGCGGAGCGCGAGGCCGAGATCCTCGCGCTCGGGCCGTGGTTCCACAACCTCCACCTCCCCGACGGCGCCCAGACCGCGCCGGGCTCGCCGTTAGGCGACTTCCCGCGCTTCAAGTGGCTCGAACTCGCGCCGCACCTCCCGGCCGACCTCGCCGGCTGGACCGCGCTCGACGTCGGCTGCAACGCGGGCTTCTACGCCTTCGAGCTCGCCAGGCGCGGCGCGCGCGTCACGGGCATCGACGTCGAGCCGCTCTTCCTGCGCCAGGCCGAGTGGGCCGCGCGCGAGTTCGGCCTCGCCGACCGCGTCGCGTTCCGGCGCATGGCCGTCTACGACCTCCCGCGCCTGGGCGAGCGGTTCGACCTCGTCCTCTTCATGGGCGTGCTCTACCACCTGCGCTACCCGATGCTCGGCCTCGACCTCGTGACCGAGACGGTCGGGCGGCTGATGGTCTTCCAGACGCTCACCACGCCGGGCATGGACGTGCACCCCGACACCGCGCGCGACCGCGACGTCCTGGAGCGCGACGACTTCGCGGCGCCGGGGTGGCCCAAGCTCTCGTTCATCGAGCACCGGTTCGCCGGCGACGAGACCAACTGGTGGGCGCCGAACCACGCGGGCGTCGAGGCGATGCTGCGCGCGAGCGGGATGCGGGTGACCGTGCGCCCGGGCCACGAGATTTATTTCTGCGAGCCCGACCCCGACGCAGACCCGTGGCCGCGCGGCCGGGGGCGCGCGGAGCTACTCTCCGCGACGGGCCGGCCGTGGCAGGACGCCGCGGACCGGCGCGACCGGGGCGAGTGA
- a CDS encoding beta-xylosidase, producing MIEAVKLWNEPNNQSHWDFHLDPRWERFSEMAGGAARRIKALAPGLPVVLGGMSPVDASWLRLVASHGLLDHVDVVAVHGFPLDWNHWNINQWPEKIAEIERETSKPVWVTEVGVSTFGADEVQEFGLRRTTELLADRVPRAFWYSLLDLPPTWEATTRHRESEGSAYYRHFYMGLVRDDRTPKPAAAHFDPRLGICQWFHYEDHRLDFAVEWLKKLGVTKLRTGLSWADWHRPDALAWFDRQMAALADFDVTVTLCFTPPSRGIVEHHTSPPREPAEFGDFAEAMVRRYVLGERDAGAAAATEPALAEGAAGAVSTVVSREVVEAAP from the coding sequence ATGATCGAAGCCGTCAAGCTCTGGAACGAGCCGAACAACCAGTCCCACTGGGACTTCCACCTCGACCCGCGCTGGGAGCGCTTCTCGGAGATGGCCGGCGGCGCCGCGCGCCGGATCAAGGCGCTCGCCCCCGGCCTGCCCGTCGTGTTAGGCGGCATGTCGCCGGTCGACGCGAGCTGGCTCCGCCTCGTCGCGAGCCACGGCCTGCTCGACCACGTCGACGTCGTCGCGGTGCACGGCTTCCCGCTCGACTGGAACCACTGGAACATCAACCAGTGGCCCGAGAAAATCGCCGAGATCGAGCGCGAGACCTCGAAGCCCGTGTGGGTCACCGAGGTCGGCGTGTCGACCTTCGGCGCGGACGAGGTGCAGGAGTTCGGGCTCCGCCGCACGACCGAGCTGCTCGCCGACCGCGTGCCGCGCGCGTTCTGGTACTCGCTCCTCGACCTCCCGCCGACGTGGGAGGCGACGACGCGCCACCGCGAGAGCGAGGGGAGCGCGTACTACCGGCACTTCTACATGGGGCTGGTCCGCGACGACCGCACGCCCAAGCCCGCCGCCGCGCACTTCGACCCGCGCCTCGGCATCTGCCAGTGGTTCCACTACGAGGACCACCGGCTCGACTTCGCCGTCGAGTGGCTGAAGAAGTTAGGCGTGACGAAGCTGCGCACGGGGCTGTCGTGGGCCGACTGGCACCGGCCCGACGCGCTCGCCTGGTTCGACCGGCAGATGGCCGCGCTGGCCGACTTCGACGTCACCGTCACGCTCTGCTTCACCCCCCCGTCGCGCGGGATCGTCGAGCACCACACGAGCCCGCCCCGGGAGCCCGCCGAGTTCGGCGACTTCGCCGAGGCGATGGTGCGGCGCTACGTGCTCGGGGAGCGGGACGCGGGCGCGGCGGCCGCCACCGAGCCCGCGCTCGCGGAGGGCGCGGCGGGGGCCGTGTCGACCGTGGTGAGCCGCGAGGTGGTGGAAGCCGCCCCGTGA
- a CDS encoding phosphoglycerate mutase, with protein MRVLLVRHALCDPVGVRLAGRVPGVSLNAAGRAQLAPLAARVGRRLAGARLDAVLASPLARAQETAGALARAHDVAVTTEPALNEMDLGRWTGRALDTLDHDPEWKPFNTYRSGTPAGGGELQLQVQARAAASLLARARATPDATVAAVTHGDVLKAVLGHLLGVPLDLQHRIEISPASVSEVDLQSWGPRILSINDVS; from the coding sequence ATGCGCGTGCTGCTCGTCCGCCACGCCCTCTGCGACCCGGTGGGCGTGAGGCTCGCCGGGCGGGTGCCGGGCGTGTCGCTCAACGCCGCCGGGCGCGCGCAGCTCGCCCCGCTCGCCGCGCGCGTCGGGCGCCGGCTCGCGGGGGCCCGCCTCGACGCGGTGCTCGCGAGCCCGCTCGCCCGCGCGCAGGAGACCGCGGGCGCCCTCGCCCGCGCACACGACGTCGCGGTGACGACGGAGCCCGCGCTGAACGAGATGGACCTCGGCCGCTGGACGGGGCGCGCGCTCGACACACTCGACCACGACCCGGAATGGAAGCCATTTAACACTTATCGCAGCGGCACGCCGGCCGGCGGCGGGGAGTTGCAGTTGCAGGTGCAGGCGCGCGCAGCAGCCTCGCTACTCGCCCGCGCGCGCGCGACGCCCGACGCGACCGTCGCCGCCGTCACGCACGGCGACGTCCTCAAGGCCGTCCTCGGCCACCTGCTCGGCGTGCCGCTCGACCTGCAGCACCGGATCGAGATCTCGCCCGCGTCGGTGAGCGAGGTCGACCTACAGTCGTGGGGACCGCGCATTCTGAGCATTAATGACGTATCGTGA